A window from Drosophila nasuta strain 15112-1781.00 chromosome 3, ASM2355853v1, whole genome shotgun sequence encodes these proteins:
- the LOC132790340 gene encoding kelch-like protein 40, with amino-acid sequence MNWLGKSLTAILDSDRNTDCKFIIDDNVYLGHKLIFSCASEVFERMCYGNFTEGTTGEIKLTDVEPETFVMFRNFIYSGDSEIKCDDVEQIIKLLEFGHKYLVSSITDACVEKLITRSETCSLLELLAIYQCSHILSINSLLSNVSSYIQEEQQWNIENLGNIFHFQMHTFKSIIRLFNIKESIRFQLIEEYLHVNDLDAININGNKDTSDVKPEIQSDKKVADLIDIKKSTLDEKVSDVNPEVDSDEATTLNGSIVKEFLDLISFEKFTLEDFYNGPGKSKLLDLQRKYELIYVIAKAREE; translated from the exons atGAATTG GCTTGGAAAATCATTGACTGCAATTCTGGATTCAGACCGCAACACCGATTGCAAATTTATCATCGATGATAATGTCTATTTAGGCCATAAATTGATCTTCTCGTGTGCGTCCGAAGTCTTTGAGCGCATGTGCTATGGAAACTTTACCGAGGGAACAACTGGAGAGATTAAGCTAACAGACGTGGAGCCCGAAACTTTCGTAATGTTTCGAAATTTTATCTATAGCGGCGACTCGGAGATAAAATGTGATGACGTAGAACAAATTATAAAGCTACTCGAGTTCGGACATAAATATCTTGTGAGCAGTATTACGGACGCCTGCGTTGAGAAGTTGATAACTCGTTCAGAAACATGCAGCTTGCTCGAACTTCTTGCTATATATCAGTGCTCGCACATACTTTCGATTAACTCATTACTTTCTAACGTCTCTTCATATATTCAAGAGGAACAACAATGGAATATAGAAAACCTAggaaacatttttcattttcaaatgcaCACATTCAAGAGCATAATTCgtctttttaatattaaagaatCGATACGTTTTCAACTTATTGAAGAATACCTTCATGTAAATGATTTGGATGCAATCAATATTAATGGTAACAAAGATACTTCAGATGTCAAACCCGAAATCCAATCCGATAAGAAAGTTGCCGACTTAATTGACATTAAAAAGTCGACTCTTGATGAAAAAGTTTCAGATGTCAACCCCGAAGTCGACTCTGATGAAGCGACAACTTTAAATGGCTCCATAGTCAAAGAATTTCTTGACTTAATCTCTTTTGAAAAGTTCACACTTGAAGATTTCTATAATGGACCCGGCAAATCAAAGCTACTCGATTTACAACGCAAGTACGAGCTAATTTATGTTATTGCAAAAGCCCGGGAAGAATAA